The genomic segment ATGGAATTTGTGCTATAATTGATATAAGATTATGGGAAAATTGGGTTAATTTCAAGGGAGGTTTAGAAAAATGGAAATAAAAAAATTAATGGTAATCATGTTAATAGTTTTGGGGTTAGTAATAAAGGCGGGCCCAGTGGTTTACGGGATTGAGATCTTTCCCTTTGATTCCAAACGGCCAATGGCAGACCAGAATGATAATAAACTTTACGATGATCTGGAGTTAGAACTTAAGCTTGAGAAAGATCAATATCCGGTGATTGTTCATTTAACAGAGCCTGCAAATCCCAGGTTATTATCTTATTTAAAATCTAAAATTGGTGATTTTACACCTACGTATATTTATCGCTATTTTAATGGATTTGCCACTCAGTTAACAAAAGAACAGATTTTAAGACTTAGAGAGTATTCTGTTATTGAAAAAATTCAATGGGATGCTCCGGTTGAAATTTATATGGATACTGCTGCTCCTGGCTTTGGAGTACTAAAGGCGCGTCAATATTATCTAGTGGATGGTGATAGAGATGGTGATCCGGGTATTTATACCAGTCAGGATGTAGTGATTGCTTTTATAGATACCGGAATTGATGTAAAACATGTGGATTTACCAGAAAATAAAGTGATAGGTTGGCTGGATCTAATTCAGAATCGTTCAACCCCCTATGATGATCATGGGCACGGAACCCATGTTGCAGGGATTGCAGCTGGTCTTGGAATAGGGAATCAGGATTACATTGGTGTTGCCCCAGGTGCGGCACTGGTGGTAGTAAAGGCTCTCGATGCTGAGGGGAAAAGTAGAATGAGTATTGTAGATGCTGGAATTGAATGGCTGCTTGATCAAAAAGATCAGCTTAAAATTGATATTTTGAGTATTTCTTTTGGTAGTAAAGGAACGGCGGATGGTAGTGATTCTACCTGTCAATTAATTAATCTTCTTGTAGAGAAAGGAATAAATGTTGTCGTTGCTGCTGGGAATCAGGGGGCTGGTCTTCAGACTATTGGTAGTCCGGGCGCTGCAGAAAAAGCTATAACTGTGAGCGGAATGGCAGATCAGGGTGAAGGTGGAGAATTTCTGGCTTATTTTGCAAGTCGAGGCCCTACTTTGGATGGAAGAGCCAAGCCTGATTTATGTGGGCCTGGATGGAGGATAATGGCTCCTCAGGCCAGAACAACTGACCAATATATTGTTTTTAGCGGTACCAGTATGGCTGCACCCTTTACTGCAGGTATTATTGCATTACTTTTGGATTTACAACCTTCGCTCACTCCTGATGAGATTAAAAATATTTTGTTAAAGACCGCCGAAGATTGGGGACCAGAAGGTTGGGATCCAGACTACGGTATGGGAAAAATACAGGTTGAAAATGCTTTGGACCAGCTTAAAGATAAAAGTAATATGGTTTTTGACAATCCCTATCATTTCCGGGCTGAGGAGGATCTTCCTTCAGAAGGGTTTTACGACCAATGGATTGTAGAGTTGGGGAGTACAGACCATATTCTGGCGGTAACCATGGTAACGTATTTAGACGAAGATAAAGATAATTTGAATTTGTATTTATATGACCCTAACGGAAATTTGGTAGCAAAAGGAGAGAGAGGAGGACGGCATGAATGGATTTCCATTTATCCGACTATGGCTGGTCCTTATACATTAGAAGTTGTTTCATATAAAGGAAGTGGTAAATATTATCTAGATTTCTATGGTGATATTTTATTATTTTATCTTGGTGCTGATAATCAATATTAGAAGCGAAAAATTTCTCATAGACTAGACACTATTGAAAGATAACCCTGTATATATTAAAATTGTGAATAAAAAATATTATGATTATACTGCAAAAAGCTAATTTTGAGCGACATAGAAATTTTTCGCCAAATCTTTACGAGATTTCCGACGAAATAAGGCCTCATCTGAGGATTGATGAGCTAATCAAGGGCCAGGAGGGCTCTTCGATTAGGAAGCCTTATTTCGGCGGAAATCGAGCTTTAGATGATTTGAAAAATTTCTCAAAAAGCGAAAAATTAGCTTTTTGCAGTTTAACCATATTATATAAAAATACTAGAAAAGGCAGTGTAGGGATAAGTGATAAAAAGGTCTCCCTGATCAATTGGATTGGTGGAGACTTTCTTAATTGAGTAGGTTGACCTAAATCTGGATAAATAAACCAGATTTAGGTCTTTTTATTCAGGAAATAAACTAACTAAAAGGAAAATAAATCTAAAATTAATCTTGACTACCAATAAAAAATGTGATATTATTTAAATACGGTAATTATATATTTTTCTATAAAAAGGGAGGTGTTAAAAAGCTGAGTAGTTGAGAAGGCGAGAAGTAGAAAGGATGGGTAGGTCTTACACAAACAAAAAATTTTAAAAAGGGGGATGAGTGATGAGGAGAGTATTGGTACTGACTGTTATTTTGATGATGGTTTTCAGTTCTTTTGTTTTTGCTAAGCCTGCTGATAAAGCTAAGCCAATTTTAAACTATGATGCAGATGGTGACAAGATTTTTGAAAATCTGTATCGGGTAATGGAAGTTGGCCAGCCTTCTGATAAGTATAAAGTTATTGTTCTTTTTAATGAAGATGTATCTATTCCAGGTTTAAAGAAACAATTGGGTGATTTTAATGTTAAATTTGAATATAAGTATCTGAAGGGTTTTGCAGGTGAGATGACTAAAGGTCACATACTTGCTCTGGCAAAAATGCCTTTTGTAAAACAAATCCAGTTGGATGCTGAAGTAAAAGCATATATGGATACTGCAAAGTATTGGTTTGGGGTAGAAAAAGCTGTTGCTGATTTTGGTCTTGATGGTGACCGGGATGGAAACCCAACCAGTTATAGTAAAAATGACGTTGTTGTAGCAGTTATCGATACAGGTATTGACGGTAATCATGTTGACTTAGATGGAGGTAAAATTATAGCATGGTATGACTTTGTTAATGGTAAGACAACTCCTTATGATGATCATGGTCATGGTACTCATGTTGCTGCTACCATTGCTGGTACCGGAGAAGGTAATATAAACTACAGAGGGGTTGCTCCTGGTGCTGCTTTAATTGGTTTGAAGGTTTTGAACAGTAATGGTTCAGGTACTACCAGTGACATAGATGCAGCAATCCAATGGTGTATAGATAATAAAGATATCTATGGTATCGATATTATAAGTATGTCTTTAGGTTCTGCTGGTAGTTCAGATGGTACTGATTCTACTTCTCAGTTACTTCAACAGGCTTATAATGCAGGTATTGTTCCTGTTGTAGCTGCCGGTAATGAAGGCCCAGCAGATTATACCATTGGTTCTCCTGCAGCAGCAGAATATGCTATTACTGTTGGTGCTCAAGGCGATGTTGGCGAACAGGGCTTCTTCCAGGCTTACTTCTCCAGCCGTGGTCCAACAGCTGATGGACGGATTAAGCCTGATATTTCTGCCCCAGGTTGGTATATTATGTCTGCTAAAGCTAACACCACCAATGGTTATACAGAAATGAGCGGTACTTCTATGGCGACTCCATTCTGTTCTGGTACTATTGCTCTGATGTTGGATGCTAATCCATCTTTGACACCTGGTGATATTAAGAATATACTTATGAATACTGCTGTAGATTGGGGTCCAGCCGGTAAGGATATTGATTATGGTGCAGGTCGTCTCCAGGCTTATGAGGCTATTAAAGCTGCTGGTGGATACAACGGTACTGGCATAGCTGTTCCTCCACATTTCTATGCTTCTGAAACCTTAGCAGGTACTGGTAATACTGATATTTGGTATCTGGATGTAACCGATACTAGTTATCCAATTGCAGTTACTCTGGTTATGCCTGGCTGGTACCAAAGTGGTTGGTGGATCTTTACAGAAACCCATCCAGATTTCGATTTGTATGTTTATGATCCAAATGGTAACCTGGTTGCTTCTTCAGAAACTAGCAGACGCCAGGAAGATGTACACTTTACTCCAACTATGACCGGTACTTATAAAATTCACGTCTATTCATATGCTGATAGTGGTGACTACTTCTTTGATGTGAGTGCCGGTGCAAATAGTGTGATATTGTATCAAGATCAATAATAAAAAAAGTAACTGGTCTCTACCTTCGGGTAGAGGCCTTTTTTTATTTTGTTTATTTAGATAAAATGATTACACTGCAAAAAGCTAATTTTGAGCGCCATAGAATTTTTCGTTAAACCATCCTATTTCGACTGAAATCGAACTTTAGGTGGTTCGAAAAATTTCTTTATGAAACGAAAAATTAGCTTTTTGCAGTAAAATCATAAAATTGGTATAATAAAAGTAGATGTAAACTAAAAAGTAAAGGAGCAATGTAATGATGAAAATATTGTTGACTACCTTAAATTCAAAATTTATTCATTCCAATCTGGCCCTTCGTTACCTCCGTTCTTATTGCCGGAATTTGCCTTTAAAAATTGAACTTAAGGAGTTTAATATCAATCAGAATTTAGATTATATTTTAGCAGAGATTTATAAGACAAAAGCTGATCTTGTGGCATTTAGCTGTTATATCTGGAATATTATTCCCACACTTCAGCTCTGCGGAAATTTAAAAAAGATCAAACCTGATTTAAAAATTGTGCTTGGTGGTCCGGAAGTAAGTTTTGATTCGGAGAATATTTTAAGGGATCATCCGTATCTGGATTATATCGTCAGAGGTGAAGGTGAAGAGACTTTTTATGAATTATTAGAAAATCTTTTTAATGGTAAAGAAGTTGGACTAATATCTGGGCTTACCTATCGGAAAGGTAATGAAATTATTTCTACACCAGAGCGCCCGCTTATTTCTAATCTGGATAGGATTCCTTCTCCTTTTGAAGATCATCTGGATGAATTTAAGAATAGACTGGTTTATTATGAAAGCAGTCGGGGGTGCCCCTTTAATTGCCAATATTGTCTTTCCTCTACCTTTAAAGGCGTACGTACTTTTTCGATGCAAAGGATTAAAGAAGATCTTTTAAGATTAATTGAGGCAGAAGTAAAAAAGGTCAAATTTGTCGATCGTACTTTTAACTTTAATCCTGACCATGCACTTGAGATCATGCGCTTTCTTGTAGAACACCAGAAAGAGACTACATTTCATTTTGAGATCACTGCCCATCTAATTACAGATGAGATGCTTGATTTTCTCCGCCAGGTTCCTCAGGGGCTTTTTCAGTTTGAAATCGGAGTTCAATCTACCCATAAACCGACTTTGCGGAAGATCAAAAGGGCTTATAACTTTGAGAGGCTGGTTGAGGTGGTAAAGGTTCTTTCAAGCTCTCGTAATATTCATTTACATCTGGATTTAATTGCTGGTTTGCCTGAGGAAAACTATAACAGATTTCAGAAGTCCTTTAACGATGTTTTTGTTTTAAGACCTGACAACCTCCAATTGGGATTTTTAAAACTTCTCAAGGGGTCTGGAATTCGCCAGAATGCAGAAGATTATGGGTATAAGTATATGGATCAACCGCCATATGAAGTATTGGCAAATGATCTGATCAGTTTTGATGAAATTTTGGAATTAAAAATGATAGAAGATTTGTTAGAGACCTTTTATAACTCCCATAAATTCGAATTATCAGTTGACTTTATCATTACTAGGTATTATCGGGAGAATCCTTTTGCTTTCTTTAAAGAGATGAAAGATTACTGGGAAGGCCAGGGATATCACCATAGACCTCACAAAGAGGCGGATTTATATAAATTTCTTTGGAAATTTTATAAAGAAAAGATTAATAAA from the Anoxybacter fermentans genome contains:
- a CDS encoding B12-binding domain-containing radical SAM protein; this translates as MKILLTTLNSKFIHSNLALRYLRSYCRNLPLKIELKEFNINQNLDYILAEIYKTKADLVAFSCYIWNIIPTLQLCGNLKKIKPDLKIVLGGPEVSFDSENILRDHPYLDYIVRGEGEETFYELLENLFNGKEVGLISGLTYRKGNEIISTPERPLISNLDRIPSPFEDHLDEFKNRLVYYESSRGCPFNCQYCLSSTFKGVRTFSMQRIKEDLLRLIEAEVKKVKFVDRTFNFNPDHALEIMRFLVEHQKETTFHFEITAHLITDEMLDFLRQVPQGLFQFEIGVQSTHKPTLRKIKRAYNFERLVEVVKVLSSSRNIHLHLDLIAGLPEENYNRFQKSFNDVFVLRPDNLQLGFLKLLKGSGIRQNAEDYGYKYMDQPPYEVLANDLISFDEILELKMIEDLLETFYNSHKFELSVDFIITRYYRENPFAFFKEMKDYWEGQGYHHRPHKEADLYKFLWKFYKEKINKDLKIFQEYLKLDFLCSIRTHDLPNWLNPVKVKDYKKRFYQFIDDRDKIDKYIPELAHLGGKQIMRQILIEPFAFDIFAYRDKGYQGEPGNETIFVLFNYKCKDPVTGCVQYKKVPLD
- a CDS encoding S8 family serine peptidase, with translation MRRVLVLTVILMMVFSSFVFAKPADKAKPILNYDADGDKIFENLYRVMEVGQPSDKYKVIVLFNEDVSIPGLKKQLGDFNVKFEYKYLKGFAGEMTKGHILALAKMPFVKQIQLDAEVKAYMDTAKYWFGVEKAVADFGLDGDRDGNPTSYSKNDVVVAVIDTGIDGNHVDLDGGKIIAWYDFVNGKTTPYDDHGHGTHVAATIAGTGEGNINYRGVAPGAALIGLKVLNSNGSGTTSDIDAAIQWCIDNKDIYGIDIISMSLGSAGSSDGTDSTSQLLQQAYNAGIVPVVAAGNEGPADYTIGSPAAAEYAITVGAQGDVGEQGFFQAYFSSRGPTADGRIKPDISAPGWYIMSAKANTTNGYTEMSGTSMATPFCSGTIALMLDANPSLTPGDIKNILMNTAVDWGPAGKDIDYGAGRLQAYEAIKAAGGYNGTGIAVPPHFYASETLAGTGNTDIWYLDVTDTSYPIAVTLVMPGWYQSGWWIFTETHPDFDLYVYDPNGNLVASSETSRRQEDVHFTPTMTGTYKIHVYSYADSGDYFFDVSAGANSVILYQDQ
- a CDS encoding S8 family peptidase produces the protein MEIKKLMVIMLIVLGLVIKAGPVVYGIEIFPFDSKRPMADQNDNKLYDDLELELKLEKDQYPVIVHLTEPANPRLLSYLKSKIGDFTPTYIYRYFNGFATQLTKEQILRLREYSVIEKIQWDAPVEIYMDTAAPGFGVLKARQYYLVDGDRDGDPGIYTSQDVVIAFIDTGIDVKHVDLPENKVIGWLDLIQNRSTPYDDHGHGTHVAGIAAGLGIGNQDYIGVAPGAALVVVKALDAEGKSRMSIVDAGIEWLLDQKDQLKIDILSISFGSKGTADGSDSTCQLINLLVEKGINVVVAAGNQGAGLQTIGSPGAAEKAITVSGMADQGEGGEFLAYFASRGPTLDGRAKPDLCGPGWRIMAPQARTTDQYIVFSGTSMAAPFTAGIIALLLDLQPSLTPDEIKNILLKTAEDWGPEGWDPDYGMGKIQVENALDQLKDKSNMVFDNPYHFRAEEDLPSEGFYDQWIVELGSTDHILAVTMVTYLDEDKDNLNLYLYDPNGNLVAKGERGGRHEWISIYPTMAGPYTLEVVSYKGSGKYYLDFYGDILLFYLGADNQY